In Myxococcales bacterium, one genomic interval encodes:
- a CDS encoding acyl-CoA dehydrogenase family protein yields the protein MRIAYTENQVTLRDELRSYFADLISPEIRERLGALEGGSLYKQVIKQMGGDGWLGVGWPKEFGGLGKTWVEQQIWFDEARRAGAPLPFVTINTVGPALMQLGSEAQKKRFLPGILRGDIHFAIGYTEPEAGTDLASLTTSAVLEGDHYVINGTKSFTSSAEDADYIWLACRTDPAAPKHKGISILIVDTRLEGFSTSPIHIINGGRTYMTYYENVRVPAEMVVGEVNGGWKLITLQLNHERVGIAAFSNGAIRLLDEVIEWAKATEDAPGSRVADNAWVQMALGQAYSLLEAMKVTNWKMAWMLEAGDPDPAQSSAAKILATEYVIEVLRLLLEILGSAGTLKQGSPGAILQGHVEHEVRLATINTFGGGVNEIQRELVATLGLGMPRAPR from the coding sequence ATGCGAATAGCCTACACGGAAAATCAGGTCACGCTGCGCGACGAACTCCGCAGCTACTTCGCCGACCTCATTTCACCCGAAATTCGCGAGCGCCTCGGTGCGCTCGAGGGCGGCAGTCTGTACAAGCAGGTGATCAAGCAGATGGGCGGCGACGGCTGGCTCGGAGTCGGTTGGCCAAAGGAGTTCGGTGGCCTGGGCAAGACCTGGGTCGAGCAGCAAATCTGGTTCGATGAGGCGCGTCGCGCCGGGGCTCCACTCCCATTTGTCACCATCAACACCGTCGGACCCGCGTTGATGCAGTTGGGCAGCGAAGCGCAGAAGAAGCGATTCTTGCCGGGCATCCTCCGCGGCGATATCCATTTTGCCATCGGCTACACCGAACCGGAGGCGGGTACCGATCTCGCATCGCTCACAACCTCTGCGGTGCTCGAGGGTGATCACTACGTGATCAACGGAACCAAGAGTTTCACCAGCAGTGCAGAGGATGCCGACTACATCTGGCTGGCGTGCCGCACCGATCCTGCCGCCCCGAAACACAAAGGCATCTCGATCCTGATCGTCGACACCAGGCTCGAGGGATTTTCAACCAGTCCAATTCACATCATCAACGGTGGTCGTACCTATATGACCTACTACGAAAACGTTCGGGTTCCGGCGGAGATGGTTGTCGGCGAGGTGAACGGCGGCTGGAAGTTGATCACGTTACAACTCAATCACGAGCGAGTCGGGATTGCTGCGTTTTCCAACGGCGCCATTCGACTGCTCGACGAGGTGATTGAGTGGGCCAAGGCAACCGAGGACGCGCCGGGCAGCCGGGTGGCCGACAATGCCTGGGTTCAGATGGCGCTGGGCCAGGCGTATTCACTGCTCGAAGCGATGAAAGTTACCAATTGGAAAATGGCGTGGATGTTGGAGGCGGGCGATCCCGACCCCGCGCAATCCTCGGCCGCAAAAATTCTCGCGACCGAGTACGTGATCGAAGTGTTGCGACTCCTGCTCGAAATTCTGGGTAGCGCCGGGACCCTCAAGCAAGGTTCTCCGGGGGCGATCTTGCAGGGTCATGTCGAGCACGAGGTTCGCCTCGCCACGATCAATACTTTTGGCGGCGGTGTCAACGAAATTCAGCGAGAGTTGGTGGCAACGCTCGGGCTGGGAATGCCCCGAGCCCCACGTTGA
- a CDS encoding acyl-CoA/acyl-ACP dehydrogenase, with the protein MDFSVSEDQQLVQELAAQIFGDCCNHERSRKLEDAGAWLDEELWGKLLAANLTALSVPEELGGSGLGLIENVLVLREVGRSCAPAPLFETLILGTMPLVEFGSDEQRKRWLAPVVDSGAILTAALSEPGKSNPARPRLRATPSGSGWRLDGEKICVPAAAKASCILVPASIGEDKVGVFLVAPDSPGLEIQEQKSINWQLQGMLEFSGVEVSAEALLGDEDSGAAIIDWMLERARLGVAAMMLGVGEEALKRTAAYLSDRKQFGRQIGSFQATQMRCADAYVDLEGMQSTLWQAVWRVDAGLRAGAEVGAAKWWASRAGDRIVHSAQHLHAGIGSDIDYPIHRYFLWAQQLTNMFGGPTQQLAEIGAMLVSDDLCPSL; encoded by the coding sequence ATGGATTTTTCAGTCAGCGAAGATCAACAGCTCGTGCAAGAGCTGGCCGCGCAGATATTCGGCGACTGCTGCAACCATGAGCGCTCGCGCAAGCTCGAAGACGCCGGCGCCTGGTTGGACGAAGAGCTGTGGGGAAAATTGCTGGCCGCGAACCTCACGGCCCTCAGCGTGCCGGAAGAGCTCGGCGGAAGTGGTTTGGGGTTGATCGAGAACGTGCTGGTGCTTCGGGAAGTGGGTCGAAGCTGCGCCCCGGCGCCGCTATTCGAAACATTGATCCTCGGGACCATGCCACTGGTCGAATTTGGCAGCGACGAACAACGCAAGCGCTGGCTTGCTCCCGTCGTTGATTCGGGTGCGATCCTGACGGCGGCTCTCAGCGAGCCGGGGAAATCCAACCCCGCGCGCCCTCGCTTGCGCGCCACGCCCAGCGGTTCGGGCTGGCGACTCGACGGCGAGAAGATCTGCGTGCCTGCCGCCGCCAAGGCAAGTTGCATCCTGGTCCCCGCATCCATTGGAGAAGATAAAGTCGGCGTCTTCCTGGTCGCCCCTGACAGCCCGGGGCTCGAAATTCAGGAACAGAAATCGATCAACTGGCAGCTTCAGGGGATGCTCGAGTTTTCGGGTGTCGAGGTCTCCGCCGAAGCATTGCTGGGCGACGAAGACAGCGGCGCCGCGATCATCGATTGGATGTTGGAACGCGCACGACTCGGGGTTGCGGCGATGATGCTCGGTGTTGGCGAAGAGGCGCTCAAGCGAACAGCGGCATATCTCTCGGATCGAAAGCAGTTCGGGCGCCAGATTGGAAGTTTTCAGGCTACCCAGATGCGCTGTGCAGATGCCTATGTCGATCTCGAAGGCATGCAGTCGACCTTGTGGCAAGCCGTCTGGCGGGTCGACGCGGGGCTGCGTGCGGGGGCGGAGGTGGGCGCGGCCAAGTGGTGGGCGTCTCGGGCGGGAGACCGCATCGTCCACAGTGCACAGCATCTACACGCCGGAATTGGTTCGGACATTGACTACCCGATCCATCGCTACTTTCTTTGGGCGCAGCAACTCACAAACATGTTCGGCGGACCCACGCAACAGCTGGCGGAGATCGGTGCGATGCTGGTGAGCGACGACCTCTGCCCGTCGCTCTAA
- a CDS encoding sulfatase, translating to MQNQFIISIRTTIAATIGRHGVSAAVTALACLGLGLVNCGEGDPPLGSTPPPAPLEASRARPLPRVELASTPSILLISVDTLRSDHLSLFGYPRNTTPSIDRYFADATVYRAAYSAEANTSPSVISMLSGLLPARHRVRMFYQRIPAKIHLLSDYLSAAGYQTAAVVSNVVLTREAIGLSTRFGHYDDFVDEREQSLDVYERRASRTSDAAIKWLRELRDPERPHLLWVHYIDPHGPYRPPVDSPIKDFQHLVPQPIDSERIISYQRLAGVDDGAEYIDRYDEEIAYADAEIGRLLSAYDELGLSDSSIVVFTADHGENLIEHDVYFNHGHQVWNSIMRVPLMIRTPGGKADQIDVPVSLVDLTPTLLALVGYPSPEDDKTFDGIQLSKRRPEDSISLEASGYAAKGDQWVYWHHRALVSGSDKWFASVDREGKVVARGYFDLARDPGEQRPEAWRFGAKANRLLDWFETDPDPAGVPESVLNGQRLLAPKVAPGRTSDELRALRALGYVE from the coding sequence ATGCAGAACCAATTCATCATCTCGATTCGAACGACGATCGCGGCCACAATCGGTCGACACGGGGTCTCTGCAGCGGTGACCGCGCTCGCGTGCCTGGGCTTGGGTCTAGTAAATTGCGGCGAGGGCGATCCTCCATTGGGTTCGACGCCACCCCCCGCTCCCCTCGAAGCGTCTCGCGCCAGGCCGCTTCCCAGGGTCGAACTGGCCTCCACACCGAGCATCCTCCTCATCAGCGTGGATACCCTGCGCTCCGACCACCTTTCCCTTTTCGGCTACCCGCGCAATACGACGCCGTCGATCGATCGCTATTTCGCCGACGCTACGGTCTATCGTGCGGCCTACAGCGCCGAAGCCAACACTTCGCCCAGCGTCATCAGTATGTTGTCGGGACTGCTTCCCGCACGGCATCGGGTGCGGATGTTCTACCAGAGAATCCCCGCCAAAATTCATCTCCTCTCGGACTACCTCTCGGCCGCGGGATACCAGACCGCGGCGGTGGTTTCGAACGTCGTGCTTACCCGGGAGGCGATCGGCCTCTCCACCCGCTTTGGTCACTACGACGACTTCGTAGACGAGCGAGAGCAGAGCCTCGATGTCTACGAACGGCGCGCCTCGCGTACCAGCGACGCGGCAATCAAGTGGCTGCGAGAGCTTCGAGACCCCGAGCGACCACACCTGCTCTGGGTCCACTACATCGACCCCCATGGCCCCTATCGACCTCCGGTCGACTCGCCCATTAAAGACTTCCAACATCTGGTGCCGCAGCCGATCGATTCCGAACGCATCATCTCCTACCAACGTCTAGCGGGAGTCGACGACGGGGCGGAGTACATCGATCGCTACGATGAAGAGATCGCCTACGCAGATGCCGAGATCGGGCGCCTGTTGAGTGCCTACGACGAGTTGGGTCTGAGCGATTCGAGCATTGTTGTCTTCACCGCGGATCACGGCGAAAATTTGATCGAACACGACGTCTACTTCAATCACGGCCACCAGGTCTGGAACTCGATCATGCGAGTTCCGCTGATGATCCGAACGCCCGGCGGAAAAGCCGATCAGATCGATGTTCCAGTTTCGCTGGTGGATTTGACACCTACGCTGCTTGCGCTGGTGGGATACCCGAGCCCCGAAGACGACAAGACCTTCGACGGAATCCAGCTTTCGAAACGCCGCCCCGAAGACTCGATATCTCTCGAGGCCAGTGGCTATGCCGCCAAGGGAGATCAATGGGTCTATTGGCATCACCGCGCATTGGTGAGCGGAAGTGACAAATGGTTCGCCAGCGTCGATCGGGAGGGAAAGGTCGTGGCCAGGGGGTACTTCGACCTCGCGCGCGATCCCGGCGAGCAGCGACCTGAGGCATGGCGCTTTGGAGCCAAGGCAAACCGGCTACTCGACTGGTTCGAGACGGATCCAGATCCGGCGGGCGTCCCGGAAAGCGTATTGAACGGTCAGCGACTGCTTGCCCCCAAAGTCGCACCCGGCCGTACATCGGACGAACTTCGGGCGTTGCGCGCGCTCGGCTATGTAGAATGA
- a CDS encoding sulfatase, producing the protein MPNQAIPSGYAAIAALGLMSVVIGVVGCAPEPRPSIVLITVDTLRADALDPYRPAAAGPGTPRLSQLATESTLFERAVAPMSLTRPSHFSIFTGRYPREHGVVNNQIALPESEQTIAEILQSEGYHTGAFVGVNLLGKSSGALQGFESSAAPEAVLEWSAPQVVARAGDWLESLPEAAPFFLWVHLFDPHQPYDPPEAFRRHLDPALADQLPALGWTELLQIAKQNAGHISAQIVEHGKALYRGEVAAVDASIGELLDKLDALRPRDRTMVVFTADHGECFENGIYFEHSECLLEGGIRVPLIVRYPQQFGAGLRVSNLVSNTDIAPTILRAVGLEVPASMSVAPLQESERARDRFVLLQNPLHAKGVLPARLHRQVVIRRIAGEPVEAFDPGVQKVGIVSGDWKYLRSNTSEELYASGVLPSAEKNVGLRNPSVCASMSALLDRALESHPLELIATGEINPELLQSLRALGYVE; encoded by the coding sequence ATGCCCAATCAAGCCATCCCATCCGGGTATGCGGCGATCGCCGCGCTCGGGCTGATGTCGGTCGTGATCGGGGTAGTGGGTTGCGCCCCGGAACCCAGGCCGAGCATCGTTCTGATCACCGTCGACACCCTGCGAGCTGATGCCCTCGACCCCTACCGGCCCGCTGCGGCCGGGCCGGGTACGCCGCGACTATCGCAGTTGGCGACCGAATCGACGCTCTTCGAGCGCGCAGTGGCGCCGATGTCTCTCACGCGTCCGTCTCACTTTTCGATTTTTACCGGGCGCTATCCCCGGGAACACGGCGTGGTGAACAACCAGATCGCATTGCCCGAATCGGAGCAGACGATCGCGGAGATCTTGCAGAGCGAGGGATATCACACCGGCGCGTTCGTCGGGGTCAACCTGCTGGGAAAGAGTTCGGGAGCGCTGCAAGGATTCGAGAGTTCTGCCGCGCCGGAAGCGGTGCTGGAATGGTCGGCGCCCCAGGTCGTCGCCCGGGCGGGGGACTGGCTCGAATCACTGCCCGAAGCAGCGCCGTTCTTCTTGTGGGTTCACCTGTTCGATCCACATCAACCCTACGATCCGCCCGAAGCGTTTCGTCGACACCTCGACCCCGCGCTTGCCGACCAGCTGCCCGCCCTGGGATGGACCGAGTTGCTGCAGATCGCAAAGCAGAATGCTGGCCACATTTCGGCGCAAATCGTTGAACACGGCAAGGCGCTGTATCGGGGGGAGGTGGCTGCGGTCGATGCATCGATCGGCGAGTTGCTCGACAAGCTGGACGCGCTGCGACCGCGCGATCGCACCATGGTCGTCTTTACGGCGGATCACGGGGAGTGCTTCGAAAATGGAATCTACTTCGAACACTCGGAATGTCTATTGGAAGGGGGGATCCGGGTTCCCCTGATCGTTCGCTATCCGCAACAATTTGGCGCAGGCTTGCGGGTATCGAACCTGGTGAGCAATACGGACATCGCCCCCACGATCCTGCGAGCGGTGGGGCTGGAGGTGCCCGCTTCGATGTCGGTTGCGCCGCTACAGGAAAGCGAGCGTGCGCGCGACCGATTCGTGCTGTTGCAGAATCCGCTTCACGCAAAGGGGGTACTGCCCGCGCGGCTTCATCGTCAGGTCGTGATTCGGCGAATCGCTGGGGAACCCGTGGAGGCGTTCGATCCCGGCGTCCAGAAAGTCGGAATCGTTTCGGGAGATTGGAAGTACTTGCGCAGCAATACGTCCGAAGAACTCTACGCGAGTGGGGTACTGCCCAGCGCCGAGAAGAACGTCGGCCTGCGCAACCCCTCGGTTTGCGCTTCCATGAGCGCGCTCCTCGATCGCGCCCTCGAGAGCCATCCCCTCGAGTTGATTGCGACCGGTGAGATCAATCCCGAGTTGCTCCAATCACTTCGAGCGCTGGGATATGTGGAGTAG
- a CDS encoding universal stress protein codes for MTSFTRIVVPTDFSETARHAFESAVALAQESHAELHICHAVEYVAPMVSPYEIPVPEDFIQQTREAAQNRLTEVVEQGKSAGLYCEGHLLSDRADPGISNLAEAIHADLIVMGSRGTGRLRHIFLGSVTERTVRHAPCSVLTIKPQDIQH; via the coding sequence ATGACCTCCTTTACGCGAATCGTAGTGCCTACCGATTTTTCAGAGACCGCTCGCCATGCTTTCGAAAGCGCCGTCGCGCTGGCGCAAGAGTCACACGCAGAACTTCATATCTGCCATGCCGTTGAGTACGTCGCCCCAATGGTGAGCCCCTACGAAATACCCGTCCCCGAAGACTTTATTCAACAGACCCGCGAGGCCGCCCAGAACCGGCTCACGGAAGTCGTCGAGCAGGGCAAAAGCGCGGGACTCTACTGCGAGGGGCATCTCTTGTCGGACCGCGCAGACCCCGGAATCTCGAACCTGGCCGAGGCCATTCACGCGGATCTGATTGTGATGGGATCCCGCGGAACGGGTCGCCTGCGCCATATCTTCCTCGGCAGCGTGACCGAACGCACGGTTCGACACGCCCCGTGTTCGGTTCTGACCATCAAACCACAGGACATCCAGCACTAA
- a CDS encoding porin family protein translates to MRALRILLLGLLLTSIGSTAVAQDDDEGGASDFPSSGLYVSFSGVRAIEGWPSTNRDAGAENAFGFNLRVGTRTSQWVSLELALEVIDDFFPNDKTDVGVISVFANTRVYPLPGRIQPYALGGMGIVATAVKQRDPGSSFGSSNADWGFRLGAGVDLYYTAHIAVSLEVTQLWTVGDVKDLDYVSLGIGFLYHF, encoded by the coding sequence ATGCGCGCGCTACGAATACTGCTACTGGGGCTGCTCCTCACCTCGATCGGCTCGACTGCAGTCGCACAGGACGACGACGAAGGGGGCGCTTCGGACTTTCCCAGCAGCGGGCTGTACGTCAGCTTTTCGGGAGTCCGTGCAATCGAGGGCTGGCCCAGTACAAACCGGGATGCCGGTGCGGAGAACGCCTTCGGATTCAATCTGCGTGTGGGGACACGCACCAGCCAGTGGGTGTCCCTCGAACTCGCCCTCGAAGTGATCGACGATTTCTTTCCGAACGATAAAACCGATGTCGGGGTCATCAGTGTCTTCGCCAACACTCGGGTGTACCCACTCCCGGGTCGCATCCAACCCTATGCCTTGGGGGGAATGGGAATCGTCGCGACAGCCGTCAAACAACGTGATCCCGGTAGCTCATTCGGGTCCAGCAATGCTGATTGGGGTTTCCGATTGGGAGCGGGCGTGGACCTCTACTACACCGCGCACATTGCAGTTTCGCTGGAAGTCACCCAGCTCTGGACCGTAGGAGACGTCAAGGACCTCGATTACGTTTCACTGGGAATCGGCTTTCTCTATCATTTCTAG
- a CDS encoding TetR/AcrR family transcriptional regulator: MAKTQTRNRIRQARREMYRQVITEAAEVVFADKGFADAKMSEVALEAGISLKTLYATFNGKLELFDAIRALRISEVMARTDAVSEGTPLEVTMNRVRVSVEYLVANPHFLRIHLREGNAWAIRPERVPGTDPDGWHVNMSEQAKTIQRGIDEGVFEKGDPELLVKMVSAVYQVQLADWLEREENGSADLLVRRIQDYVKRLLCCEGTL, from the coding sequence ATGGCCAAAACGCAGACCAGAAATCGAATTCGCCAAGCGCGCCGGGAGATGTATCGCCAGGTCATCACGGAGGCCGCCGAGGTGGTATTTGCCGACAAGGGCTTTGCGGACGCGAAGATGAGCGAAGTCGCCCTCGAGGCCGGGATTTCCCTCAAGACCCTCTATGCCACCTTCAACGGCAAACTCGAACTATTTGACGCCATTCGCGCCCTGCGCATCAGCGAAGTGATGGCCCGTACCGACGCGGTATCCGAAGGCACGCCCCTCGAAGTCACCATGAATCGGGTTCGCGTCAGCGTCGAATATCTGGTCGCCAACCCACATTTCCTTCGCATTCACCTGCGCGAAGGAAATGCCTGGGCGATCCGACCCGAACGTGTCCCGGGCACCGATCCGGACGGATGGCACGTCAACATGAGCGAACAGGCCAAGACGATTCAGCGCGGGATCGACGAGGGCGTGTTTGAAAAGGGCGACCCTGAACTGCTGGTCAAGATGGTGTCCGCGGTGTATCAGGTACAACTCGCAGATTGGCTCGAGCGCGAGGAAAACGGCTCTGCCGACCTCCTGGTGAGGCGAATCCAGGACTACGTGAAGCGACTGCTGTGTTGCGAAGGCACCCTTTAA
- a CDS encoding Lrp/AsnC family transcriptional regulator yields the protein MPIKIDKIDRAILEQLQRDASLSTADLATQVGLSMSPCWRRIRRLEKAGVISRRVAILDRERLGLEVTVFASVKLSAHGRQSLPEFEAAIEEHDEVVACYVMTGEVDYLLQVVTRDIRSYENFLRNHLLQLPTVREVHSQIVLSQLKHTTELPLFDLGSS from the coding sequence ATGCCTATCAAGATTGATAAGATCGATCGCGCAATTCTCGAACAGCTGCAGCGCGACGCGAGCCTCTCGACCGCCGATCTGGCCACCCAGGTGGGGCTCTCGATGTCGCCCTGCTGGCGGCGCATTCGCCGGCTGGAGAAGGCCGGTGTGATCAGCCGACGTGTCGCCATCCTGGATCGAGAGCGGCTCGGTCTCGAGGTCACGGTATTCGCCAGCGTCAAGCTCTCGGCCCATGGCAGGCAGTCCCTGCCCGAATTCGAAGCGGCGATCGAAGAACATGACGAGGTTGTGGCCTGTTACGTGATGACTGGCGAGGTCGACTACCTGCTGCAGGTCGTAACCCGCGACATTCGCAGCTACGAGAACTTTCTGCGCAATCACCTGCTACAGCTGCCTACGGTGCGCGAGGTGCATTCACAGATTGTACTGAGCCAACTCAAACACACGACCGAGCTGCCGTTGTTCGACCTGGGTTCGAGCTAG